Part of the Kushneria marisflavi genome, GATCACGACGCCATAGTCGCTGCGCGCCCGTCCGGGTGAAACATGACCGCACAGGACATCCTTGAGCACCCGCTCCGGCTCGCGCGCCAGCGGATCGCCATAGCCACCGGCACCGCAGCCTTCCAGCCGAATGACGTCGCCAGGACGACAATGCACGATATCGCTGTTGCCAAGCGCCTCGGCCTCGGGGGTGTCCGGATTGCGCGTGAATTTCGCCGTGGCACCGGCCTGCCCGCCCTGAAGGCCCCAGGAAGCGAAATTCGTACGATCGCGATTGCGCGCGGTCACCATGGTGCCAGGCGAGAAGACCTGAAACTCCATGCAAAGCCCCAGCCCGCCGCGATGGCGGCCGGGACCGCCGGTATCCGGTACCAGGCAGTAGCGTCGCATCAAAATGGGCACTTCGGCCTCGTTGATCTCTACCGGCGTATTGCGCAAAAAGGCCACGTTGGCGCCGGACCCGTCGCTACCGTCGCCCATGGGCATGCCACCGGCGCCCCCCCCAACAGGGCCCAGAGAGGCCATCAGCATGCGTCCTTCGCTGTCCATGGTCTTGACGCTCATGATCGCAAGGCCTGCCGCCGCACAGGCCGGCAGCCGATCAGGAATGGCACGCGAAAAGGCGCCGAAGGTCAGCACGTGAGTCAGCTTGCAGGTCAGGCTGCGCATGCCCACGGCCGCCGGCGCCACGGCATTGACCACGCTGCCTTCGGGCAGCACGCAGCGCACCGGTCGATCGAGCCCGGCATTGAGCAAAATGTCATCTCGCAGGGTGTAGAGCACGTAGTGATATCCCACCAGTGCCAGCGCGTGGCGCACCATGCCGCCGGTGGGCATGTTGAGCGATGAGGCCAGCTGCGGGTCACTGCCGGTATAGTCAAGAACGGCCTCTTCACCACGAATCTGCAGATTGAGCGCCAGCCGCATCGGCTTGCCCGCCACGCTGTCCTCGTCGGCATATTCGGCGAAGAAATAGTCGCCGTCAGGAATGGTGGCGATCACCTGTCGCGCCTGCTGCTCGGCATGATCCAGCAGGGTCTCCATGCCGACTCCGAAGTCGTCCGGACCAAAGCGTTCGATGATTTCCAGTACGCGCTTTTCGCCATTGTGCAGCATCGCAATCTGCGCCATGAGATCGCCGCGGTTCTGTGCCGGCGCTCGCACGTTGGCCGCCATGATATCGATCAGCGATTCATCAAGGACGCCTTCCCGTACGATTTTGACCGGCGGAAAGCGGATACCCTCCTGCTCGATCTCGGTCAGAGTACGCGACAGCGATGCCGGAACAGCGCCACCCATGTCGGTATTGTGAATGTGTCCGCCAACAAAGCAGATCAGTACGCCCTGGTAAAACACCGGCTTCCACATCACGATGTCGGGCGTATGCGTGGCCACATGGCCGCTGTAGGCATCGTTGGTCATGGCGATATCGCCGGGACGATAGTCCTCGATCATCGAGAGCACCGGCCCGTAGTCGAGACCGATATACCAGGTGGCGCCCAGCGTACGGGGCGAGGCAAAGGCCAGCCCTTCAGGCGTGATCAGCGCACAGGAAAAGTCCTCGGTTTCCTTGATGAAGGTCGAGTGCGCCGTCCGCACCAGGGTGTAGGCCATGCTTTCGGCCGCCGCCACACAGTAGTTGGCAAATATCTGCACCACAGCGTTATTAAAGGCCATTGCGGTTCTCCCCATTGGTGGCGGCGATATTGATCAGATGCAGGTTTCCCCGGTCGTCCACGCGAACCGAAAATCCGGGTAAAACACTGGTGGTCGTGTCGTCCTGCGCCACGATGGCAGGGCCATCGAAGCGGTGGCCGGCGCGCAGATCGGCGCGGCGATACAGCGCCACACGCCGATGGGACCCATCCATCCAGGCATGAACATGATCGCAGGGGCGGGCCGCTTCCCGGGCAGTGTCGATGGCTTTCAACACGGGCTGTGGCGTGGGTACGGTTGCAATCAGACGCAGCGACACCACCTGGATGTCGGCGTGCTCGTCGCGATAGTGATAAAGACGCTCGTGCTCTCGATGGAAGGCCCCGCGCAGCGCCGCCAGATGCCCCTGCCGAACATCCGAGGCCGCCAGCGACGTTTCGATCTCGAAGGACTGCCCCTTGTAGCGCATCTCGGCCGAGAGCGTCAGCCGGGGTTCGGCGGTGTCACCGGCCTCCTCCCGAATCCAGTCGCGTGCCTCACGCTCCAGTGCGGCCCGATCCTGTTCCAGCCGGTCCAGCGTCGCCGGCGTCAGGTCATACCAGGTGATGCGTACGAAGTCGTTGCGGGTGTCCGCGATCAGACCGCCCAGCGCACTGAGCACGCCGGGGGTCGTGGGCACCACGATGGTTGGCATGTGAAGGGTGCGTGCCAGATAGCAGGCCAGCATCGGCCCGGCCCCGCCAAAGGGCATCAGAGAGAATTGACGTGGGTCTATGCCAAAGCGCGAGACCAGGCGACTGATGCCGGCATACATGCCCGAGATGGCGACATTGACGATGGCCTCGGCCGTAGCCTCTACCGCCTGCCCCAACGATTCAGCCAGCGGCGCGATCGCCCGACGGGCGGCCTCGACGTCGGGCCTGACGGTGTCATATCCCAGTGGCGACTGCCCCAGGATGCCCATGACGGCAAAGGCGTCGGTAATGGTGGGATCGCTCCCGCCACGCCCGTAGCATACCGGTCCGGGGGTCGAGCCGGCGCTTTCGGGCCCTACCTTGAGCACACCCAGCGAATCGACGCTGGCAATCGAACCGCCGCCGTCACCGATCGAAGTCACCGATACCGATGGAATATGGATCTGGTAATCGCCGATATATTCACCGGTCGCGTAGCGCGGTTCCCCATCCACGATCAGGGCAACATCTGCCGTGGTGCCGCCAATGTCCAGACTCATGACATTGTCGATACCGCACAGTCCCGCCATCCAGGCAGCCCCAATGACCCCGGAGGCCGTACCGGACAGGATCATCTGCACACAGTCGGTCTTGCCGCGCTCGGCGCTCATGATGCCGCCGTTGGATTTGGTCACCTGCAGGGGCGCCGTCACCCCGGTCTCGATCAGGGCCTTTTGAAGCGCCCCCAGATAGTGGGACACCCGAGGCTGCACATAGCCGCCTATCACGGCCGTCATCGTGCGCTCATATTCACGAATGGTCGGCCAGACGTCGCTGGCACAGGAGACAAAAAATCCCGGCATCGCCGCCTCGATCCGTTCGCGAACACGATGCTCATGAGCCGAATTGCGGTAGGCGTGCAAAAGCGAAATCACCACGCCCTCACAGCCGGTCCGCTCAAGCCCTCGAATGGCCGCAGTAATGCTGTCTTCATCGAGGGGAGCGATTTCCTCGCCCTGAGCGTTGATACGTCCGTCAATGCCAAAGGTACAGTGTCGATCAATCAGGGGTGCCGGACGCACCGACATCAGGTGATACATGTCCGGGGTCTTGAGACGGGCGAGATTGAGCACGTCCTCAAAGTGGCGATTGGTGATCAGCCCCAGGCGAATGCCGCGTCGCTGAACCACCGCATTGACGCCAACGGTGGTGCCGTGGGTGAAATGCACCACCTCGGCCGGATCGATCCCGTAGCGCTGCGACAGCATCTGCATCCCGCTGATGACCTCACTGCCGGGGCTGTCGGGTCGGGAAAAGACCTTGAGACTTTCAAGCGTACCGGTCTCGTCGTCGAGCACGGCGAAATCCGTGAACGATCCACCGATATCCACTCCAATACGAAGGCCCATGGGCGGCATACTCCTGCTTTCGTGTGCTTGTTGTTGTGGCGAACATTTTGTCGTGGCGAACATTGCTTTCAGGCGTCATGAGGCCCGCGAGCCGGGGTCGACGGCAGCGCATTGTGCCTGCGGCGCTCACGCTGGCGATCACGCCGATCGCGCCACTGGTAGTAGCTGCCCAGCACCGGCATGAACCACGGTCGGCCGTGATAGAGCGGATGACCGGGCAAGGGGGTGCCAAAGGCACTACGCTCGAGCGGCTCATCCTCGATGAGATGACGCGCCAGCCGATGGCCCAGCCAGCTCATCGTAGTGATCCCGCTGCCGTTGCAGCCCAGCGCGTAGTAGCACTCGGATGCCGTCTGACCGATATGTGGCAGGGCATCAAGCGTGACGGCCACACGTCCGCCCCAGCTGTGGCTGACCGGAACATCACGCAACCGGGGAAAGCGCGCCACCATCTGCTGATGTAGCACGCGGGCACTCTGGCGCCGATCAAGGGGATAAAAGCGTGCTCGCCCGCCAAACAGGAAGCGCTGGCCGTCCGGAGAGTAGCGATAGTAGGTGGTGACACGGCCGCTATCGGCCACGCTGCGCCCCCGGGGGATCAGGTCGCGCTGCAGCGATTCGGGCAGGACCCGGGTCGCAATCTGGTGAGAGACCACCGGCACGATGCCACGGCGCAGCGCGGGTGACAGCGCTCCGGTATAGCCGTTGGTCGCGATAATGATGCGTGCCGCGTTCAGGCAACCGCGCGCGGTGGTCACTTGATAATGCGCGCCCTCCCGCGTGATGTCGGTGACCGGCGCCTGGCTGCACACTCGGACACCGGCCGCCAGTGCGGCCGCCAGCAGCCCGGCATAATATTTTGCCGGATGCAGCTGCCCGGCCCCTCGAATCAGCGCGCCGCCCACGTAAGCGTCGGTGGCCAGCTCTTCTCTGAGCGCCTCGCGCGACAGGATGACAACATCGGAATCCGTGAAGGCATTGAGCAGTTCGACACGGCCCTGCCACTTTCTCAAATGCTCCATGGTCCAGGCTGGTGCCAGGCGTCCCGCACGACGGTAATCACATTTGATGCCTTCCCTGTTGATCAGGGTTTCAAGAAATCGATAGCTGGCGGCGGCTTCCTTCAGGCGCGACTCAAGGCGTACCGGGTCGTGGGTTGATCCGGCCTTCATGCGCTTGCCGATATTGACGCCTCCCGTCACCTGACCACCGCTTAGCGTGCTGGCACCGCATCCGGGCAGCCCCGCCTCAAGGACGGTGACCATTTCTCCGCTGCGTGCCAGTTCAAGCGCACAGCACAATCCGGCGTAGCCTGCCCCGACAATGGCCGTATGTGTTTCACGTGAAACATCCATTGGGTCATGGTCATGGGGTTGCCATGCCTCCCACCAATAGGGCGTCTCGCGAAAGTCATCGGCCAGAAAGGAGTGCCTTGATGCCATCTTCTGCTCCCGAATACCGCATCTGAACAGCAAATGAAGAAGACGCCCCGGACCATGCCACAATGTGGAACGCCATGCCATATATAAACGCTACACCGGTCTTTCACAACTGGCAACTGCTTTTGCGTCTCAAGGCGGGGATGGGACGAACGAACGACAAGCCGATACACTGTGCTCCTGTTTCGGGACGTGAGCCGCCAATGAAGAGCCTTTTGAAAAGCCTGGAAATACTGGAAGCGGTCGCCGAGCACCAGCCGGTCAGCGTGGGCGAACTGGCCAAACGGCTGGCGCTGCCCAAATCGACCGTACAGCGCGTGCTGTTGACCTTTCATGAGGCGGGCTGGCTGCGCCAGCGCCGGGGGGACATGACCCGCTGGGAGATCGGCTCGCGCGTTCTGGGCGTCCGCCCACCCGAGCTCAACGGTGGGAGGCTCTACGCGGCCGCTCGCGAACCCATGCGAGCACTTCGCGACGCCACCAACGAGACCGTCCATCTGTCGATTCCCGACGGCATTAATAACGTGGTTCTGATCGACCGCGCAGACTGCGATCAGAATGTGCGCACCTTCAGCCCGCTGGGGGATGCCGCGCCCTTTCACGCCACTGCCAACGGCATGGCCATCATGGCATGGCTCGAGCCGTCGGAAATCGAGGCCATCATTGCCCGCGGCCTGCCCGGCTTCACCGAGCACACCATTACCCGGGCCGACAGGCTGCGCGAGGAGCTCAGGGCCGTGCGTGAGCGAGGCTATTCGCTGAACCTGTCGCACTACCGACCGGCCATCTGTGCCATCGGCGCCGCCATTCTGGATGCCGAAAGGCGTCCGGTAGGCAGCGTTTGTATCTCCATGCCGCAATCGCGCTACCAGCCCGAGAAGCTGGCGCAGTGGGGCCGGCAGGTGGCCGAGGCGGCTCACCGGATCAGCATGCAGCAACCCTTTGATCCCATCTGAGGCGACCGGCAGGGAAGCCCCCGGCCCTCGACGGCGGTTTCAACCACGACGAATCGTTTGAATCTGTTGCTTGAATCTATCGATATAAAAAAGCGCCCGCTCGATGTCTCGAGCGGGCGCTTTGGGAAGGCACCATCAGCCGGATTACTTCATCGGCGGTGGCCCGAGCTCTTTCATCAGCTCCGAGAGCTTCACATAGGCGCGGTTACGCCAGGCAATCAGATCCGGAATGCGCTCGGCCGGTACGTCGGTGAACCCGCCGCCGCTCTTGGTCCCCAGCTTGCCCTGATCGATCAGCGAACTCAGTACCTCGGGCGTGGCGAAGCGCTCGGGGAAGTCGGTCTGCAACGACTGATAGCAGAAGTTGTAGACATCGAGCCCGGCCATGTCGGCAATCGCAAACGGACCGAAAAACGGCAGACGGAAGCCGAACGTCGTGCGTACCAGCGTATCGATGTCCTCGGGGCTGGCCACGCCCTCTTCCAGCAGCTGGGTGGCCTCGTGAAACAGGGCGTACTGCAGGCGGTTGAGCACAAAGCCGGTCACGTCCTTGACCGTGGCCGTTTCCTTGCCGGTTTCGTGCACAATCGCGCAGGCACGCTCGACGACCTCCGGGTCGGTGCCTTCATGCGGGATGATCTCGACACCCGGCACGAACGGTGACGGATTGGAGAAGTGTACCCCCAGAAAACGCTCCGGGTGGGTGACCGCTTCGGACAGTTTGGCGATCGAGATGGTCGAGGTATTGGTGGCGATGATCGCATCCGGACGCGCTGCTGCGCTGACGCGCTTGAAGATATCGTGCTTGATATCGATCTTCTCGGGCACGGCCTCTTCGATGAAATCGGCATCGCGCACCGCATCCTCGATCGACTCGGCGACCTTCACCTGACGTTCGATGCGCTCGACGGCGTCACTCGGAAACAGGCCGTCGGCGACGAATTTACGGGTTTCCTCGATCAGACGCTCGCGGTTGGCCTGGGTCACCTCGAGCGAGACATCGCTGATCAGAACCTCGGCACCGGCCAGCGCCATGACCTGAGCGATACCGCCGCCCATATATCCCGAGCCGACAATGGCAATCTTGCGTGTCATGAACCTTTACTCCCTATAGACATGGTGTCTCATACCGCGGTCATGGCTCTCAGCCCTGACGAACCCGGCTTTTGCCAAGGGCATAGTCCGACGTGCGGGGCAGAATCTTCTCGCGCAGATACTGCTGATTGGTGCTGGACACGCTCAGGCCATCGCCGCCGTAGTGCTCGGTGCAGATCATGCCCTGATAGCCGTTGGCGATCGCAATCTCGATCGACTTGCGATAGTTGATCAGTCCGAGCTCCAGCGAGGTGGGCATGGCCACATAGTGATCACGCGACACATCCTCATCGCGCATGTAGTTCTTCACATGCCAGTAGTTGGCGTAAGGCAGGGTCTTTTCCATGATCTCGAGCCAGGACTCGATCGGGCGATGCAGGCGCACCAGGTTGCCCACGTCCGGGTTGATACCAACGTTGTCCAGGCCGATGTCCTTGACCAGCGCCACGGTGGAGTCGGCCGTGCCGATATAGGTGTCCTCATACATCTCAAGCGATACCAGAAGGCCAAGCTCCTCGGCGTGCCGGCCCAGCTCCTGAAGACGCTTGACCGTCAGGTTCCACATGTCCCGATCGCCTTCCGGTGACTTGTAGCCCTCGACCGTCCAGAACCACAGCTGTCGTTGCTGCTCGGGCGTCAGCGCCTGGTGCAGGCCTACCGAGACCACGCGAGCGCCCATGGCGGCCGCGGCTTCCAGCGTGCGGTGGGTATAGGCCAGATTTTCCTCGCCATGCTCGGCGTCAATGACGCTGCGGCGCACGGCCGAAATGGCCGGCAGACCCACACCGGCCTCTTTGGCAGTTCGCACCAGCTCATCAAGACGCTGGGTCGACAAATCGCCTGGCTTGATCCAGTTATCGAAGAGATCGACATTGGTAAAGCCTGCCCCACGAATCTCATCAAAGACACCGCGCCAGTGAGAGGCATCGGCCTCGTTGACGCTGCGCCCCTGAGCATCGACGCCCGGAAAGGGCAGCGTGGCGGCCGTAATCGGCCAGTTGTCAGCGGTATAAGGCATGAAAACATCTCCTTTTAAGGGGCTTGCAAGGGGTGTGTATCAGGACCCGGCGGTCTTTTTGGCGCGGGCCCGTGGATAAAGCATGACGTCCTAGGTGATCAGGGCGAACAACACCCAGACCAGCGCAAAGGCCATCAGGGAAATGCCGGTCGACATCACCGTCCAGGTCCGCAACATGGTGCGGGTCTCGACCTGCAGAAACCGACCAACCAGCCAGAAGCCCGAGTCGTTGACGTGAGAGTAGCCAATGGCACCGGCCACGATCGCCGTGGTGATACAGGCCACCGGCATGCCGGCCAGCTCCGGCTGGGCCAGTACAGCAGGCGCCATAATGCCGGCGGCGGTGGTACCGGCCACGGTGGCCGATCCCTGAGCGACGCGAATGACCGAGGCGATGAGATAACCGGCCAGAATCAACGGCATGCCGATCGCATCCAGACTGGCCGCCAGCGCATTACCGATCCCGCTGGCGGTCAGCACCCCACCGAACATGCCGCCGGCGCCGGTGATCAGAATGATGGTGCACACCGGTGCCAGCGCACGCTCGATGATGTCGTTGATGGCATCCATCGGTGACGTGAGCCCGCGGCGAAAGATCAAAAGCCACATGGCCACACAGGTACTGATCAGAAGCGCAATCGGGGTTTCGCCAATGACAATGAAGCTGTCCAGCAGCGCATTGCCCTCCGGCAGGGTGCCGGCCGAGATCAGCGTCGAGATGCCGGTGTTCATGAAGATCAGTACCAGCGGCAGCAGCAGCACCAGCAGCACGGTGCCAAAGGCGGGCGGTGGCGCACCGTCGTCTTCCTCACCGCCCATGACGTCGGGCACTGACTGAAACGGCGTTCGGTTGGACAGCCAAAGGGCGAGCCGATACCCCATGACATACCAGGTGGGCAGGCCGACCAGCAGACCGACAAACAGCACCAGACCAATGTCGGCATGCAGAAAGACCGCAGCGGCCACCGGCCCCGGATGGGGCGGCATCAGGGCATGCATGACCAGCGCCGAACCGGCCACCGGCAGACCGTAGAGCAGAAGCGACCCCTTGAGCTCACGAGCGACGGCAAAGATGATCGGCAGCATCACCACATAGGCGGCATCGAGAAAGATCGGGAAGCAGAACAGCAGTGCCGCGATCGAAAGTCCGAGCGGTGCCCGTTCGCGCCCGCACAGGCGGATCAGGGTATCGGAGAGCACTCTTGCCCCACCGGACACGGCCACGATTCGTCCGAGTACGGCACCAAAGCCAATCAGAAGGGCCACATTGCCCAGGGTCTTGCCAAAGCCGCCGGTCAGGGTCGAGATCAGATCACTGACGCCGATGCCGGTGGCCAGCGCCGTACCAATGCTGACCATGACCAGCGCAAAAAAGGGATGGAGACGCACACGAATGATCAGCAGCAGCAAAATGGCGATGGCCACCGCCGAAATCATGAGCAAAAGGGGTGTGGATAACGCAGCTTCGGTGGCACTGGGCATAACCGACTCCGGATCAGGCCATGACGTTCAAGCGCCTTGATACGCCATTGGTCGCAAAATGCCTTACATGGCTGTAAGTCCAATACCGCAGACGATATCTTTTCCGGGCAATACCCTACCAATGCCGGTCATGCCGCATATTGATGACCATTTTGATATCAATTTGATAACGAGCCACGCCTCATGGGGACTCTGCCGGAAGACTGGTTTTTCAGGTCAAGACTAAAGTTGCGTCATCTGCAGCTGTTCGTGGCCCTTGGCGAGCAGGGCAATCTGCACCGCAGCGCCGAAATGCTGGGCATCAGCCAGCCGGCGGCTTCGAGGCTTCTGATCGAGCTGGAGGAGCGACTGGGCACGGCGCTATTCGAACGCCACGGCCGCGGGCTCTCCCCCAACCTCTACGGCGAGCTGATGATTCGTCGTGCCCGAACCATCATCGACGAGCTCGAGCGCGCCGGCGAGGAGTTCAACGCCATCCGCGCCGGCCATGCCGGGCTGGTCCGGGTCGGCACGGTCATGGAGCCGGCCGTGGCGCTCCTGACCCGCGCCATCGAGCAGATGCACAGCGAACGACCCAACCTTCGCATCAATGTCAATGTCGATGTCAGTCGCGCGTTAATCTCGGGTTTGATGGACGGTCATTACAATTTTGTGATCTCTCGGATTCCGGCCGGCTTTTCCGGCGAGCACTTCGTGTTCGAGGAGATCGGCGAGGAAGAGATCTGTTTCATCTGCAGCCGATCACATCCGCTGGCCGAGCAGCCGGTACCGGCGCTGTCGGCCATGGTCGACTATCCCTGGGCACTACAACCGCCCGGTACCCTGATGCGTCAGCGCGTCGATGACCTGCTGCGTCATCGCGGGCTCGAGCCGCCCCACTGGATCGTCGACACCTCGGATCTGACCACCTCGCTGGCCCTGGTCAATGCCTCCTCGTTTCTGACGGTGGCCACCCGAGGCGTGGCAGAGCTGCTATGCGACCCGCAGCGCTTTCGCATCATCTCGTCGTCCACGCGTCTGAGCGTGCAGCCCTATGGACTTGTCAGCCTGCGTCGCCAGCAGCTGCCGCCGGGGGTTGCCGCCATGATGCGCCTCTTGCGTCAGCTGATTCGCCAGCCTTCGCCCATCTAGCGCCCCAGAGCGGCGAGCGCGTGGCCGCTGACGATCAAAGTCGTTACTCTGAGGGGCTCTCCCCTGCTGACCGGAAGATTGATCATGACCACGCTTGCCCGCCGTATGGATACGATAGCCCCCTCGGCCACCATCGAAATCTCGCGCCGCGCCGCCGAGATGCGCCGTGAGGGGCTTGATATCATCTCCCTGTCCCAGGGCGAGCCCGATTTTGATACACCGCCCCACATCGCCCATGCCGGCAAGCGCGCCATTGATGAGGGCCAGACCCGCTATACCGATGTCGATGGCACTCTGGAGCTCAAGCAGGCGATCGTGGCCAAGTTCGAGCGCGACAACGCGCTGCACTACGCCACCGATCAGATCTCGGTCGGTACCGGCGGCAAGCAGGTCATTTTCAACGCCCTGTTCGCCCTGATCGATCCGGAAGACGAAGTGATCATCCCGGCCCCCTACTGGGTCTCCTATCCGGATATGGTACGCCTTGCCGGCGGCACGCCGGTCTGCCTCGAGTGTGACGTGTCGCAGGGGTTCAAGCTCACGGCCGAGCAGCTCGAGGCCGCCATCACCCCGAAAACAAAGTGCCTGATGCTCAATTCGCCCGCCAATCCGACCGGCGCCGGCTATCATCGCGAAGAGCTCGCGGCTCTGGGCGAGGTCCTGAAGCGTTATCCGCAGGTATTCGTGATCAGCGATGACATCTATGAATACCTGGCCTACGACGGCTGGGCATTCACCACGCTTGCTGCGGTGGTGCCCGAGCTTTTTGAGCGCGTTTTGACCGTCAACGGCGTCTCCAAGGGCTATGCCATGACCGGCTGGCGCATCGGCTTCGGCGGCGGTCCGAAGGACCTGATTCGTGCCATGGCGAAGCTGCAGGGACAGATGACCACCAACCCCAGCGCCATCTCCCAGGCCGCCGCGGTAGAAGCGCTCAACGGCCCCCGCGACTTTCTGGTGGAGCATCTCGAGATCTTTCGCCAGCGTCGTGACATGTGCATGGCGGCCCTCAATGCCATTGATGGGTTATCGTGTCGTGCCCCCGAAGGCGCGTTCTATCTGTTCATCAGCTGTCAGGGACTGATCAATCGCAGGACGCCGGCGGGCGAGGTGCTTGAACGCGATGTCGACGTTGCCCGCTTTCTGCTCGACACCGCGAATGTGGCCGTGGTGCCGGGCACGGCCTTTGGCATGGCGCCCTGGTTTCGTATCTCCTTTGCCGCCGCCACCGAACGCCTCGGCGAGGCGTGTGAGCGCATTGCTCAGGCCTGCAGCACGCTGACCGCCTGACGCTCACCACGCCAGGCGCGCCTCGTGACAGCAGGGCACCGGCCTTTACGGCCGGCGCCCGGTTGATAGTGATTCTCAATTCGCCATAATGGCGGGGTTCTTTCCCAACCGATTACTCAGGGCGACCACGCTTCATGGTAT contains:
- a CDS encoding hydantoinase B/oxoprolinase family protein translates to MAFNNAVVQIFANYCVAAAESMAYTLVRTAHSTFIKETEDFSCALITPEGLAFASPRTLGATWYIGLDYGPVLSMIEDYRPGDIAMTNDAYSGHVATHTPDIVMWKPVFYQGVLICFVGGHIHNTDMGGAVPASLSRTLTEIEQEGIRFPPVKIVREGVLDESLIDIMAANVRAPAQNRGDLMAQIAMLHNGEKRVLEIIERFGPDDFGVGMETLLDHAEQQARQVIATIPDGDYFFAEYADEDSVAGKPMRLALNLQIRGEEAVLDYTGSDPQLASSLNMPTGGMVRHALALVGYHYVLYTLRDDILLNAGLDRPVRCVLPEGSVVNAVAPAAVGMRSLTCKLTHVLTFGAFSRAIPDRLPACAAAGLAIMSVKTMDSEGRMLMASLGPVGGGAGGMPMGDGSDGSGANVAFLRNTPVEINEAEVPILMRRYCLVPDTGGPGRHRGGLGLCMEFQVFSPGTMVTARNRDRTNFASWGLQGGQAGATAKFTRNPDTPEAEALGNSDIVHCRPGDVIRLEGCGAGGYGDPLAREPERVLKDVLCGHVSPGRARSDYGVVITENRVAVEETHTLRQTLREQTSSMPEPDAPFAYGAYRETFEARWTRERYAALTEILAGLPVAWRFFIKHQIFDALEARYAIGEVEEGAAIIHELFDELLIRYPTLSPRQHEAQVLDSWAG
- a CDS encoding hydantoinase/oxoprolinase family protein; amino-acid sequence: MGLRIGVDIGGSFTDFAVLDDETGTLESLKVFSRPDSPGSEVISGMQMLSQRYGIDPAEVVHFTHGTTVGVNAVVQRRGIRLGLITNRHFEDVLNLARLKTPDMYHLMSVRPAPLIDRHCTFGIDGRINAQGEEIAPLDEDSITAAIRGLERTGCEGVVISLLHAYRNSAHEHRVRERIEAAMPGFFVSCASDVWPTIREYERTMTAVIGGYVQPRVSHYLGALQKALIETGVTAPLQVTKSNGGIMSAERGKTDCVQMILSGTASGVIGAAWMAGLCGIDNVMSLDIGGTTADVALIVDGEPRYATGEYIGDYQIHIPSVSVTSIGDGGGSIASVDSLGVLKVGPESAGSTPGPVCYGRGGSDPTITDAFAVMGILGQSPLGYDTVRPDVEAARRAIAPLAESLGQAVEATAEAIVNVAISGMYAGISRLVSRFGIDPRQFSLMPFGGAGPMLACYLARTLHMPTIVVPTTPGVLSALGGLIADTRNDFVRITWYDLTPATLDRLEQDRAALEREARDWIREEAGDTAEPRLTLSAEMRYKGQSFEIETSLAASDVRQGHLAALRGAFHREHERLYHYRDEHADIQVVSLRLIATVPTPQPVLKAIDTAREAARPCDHVHAWMDGSHRRVALYRRADLRAGHRFDGPAIVAQDDTTTSVLPGFSVRVDDRGNLHLINIAATNGENRNGL
- a CDS encoding NAD(P)/FAD-dependent oxidoreductase, producing MASRHSFLADDFRETPYWWEAWQPHDHDPMDVSRETHTAIVGAGYAGLCCALELARSGEMVTVLEAGLPGCGASTLSGGQVTGGVNIGKRMKAGSTHDPVRLESRLKEAAASYRFLETLINREGIKCDYRRAGRLAPAWTMEHLRKWQGRVELLNAFTDSDVVILSREALREELATDAYVGGALIRGAGQLHPAKYYAGLLAAALAAGVRVCSQAPVTDITREGAHYQVTTARGCLNAARIIIATNGYTGALSPALRRGIVPVVSHQIATRVLPESLQRDLIPRGRSVADSGRVTTYYRYSPDGQRFLFGGRARFYPLDRRQSARVLHQQMVARFPRLRDVPVSHSWGGRVAVTLDALPHIGQTASECYYALGCNGSGITTMSWLGHRLARHLIEDEPLERSAFGTPLPGHPLYHGRPWFMPVLGSYYQWRDRRDRQRERRRHNALPSTPARGPHDA
- a CDS encoding IclR family transcriptional regulator; translated protein: MPYINATPVFHNWQLLLRLKAGMGRTNDKPIHCAPVSGREPPMKSLLKSLEILEAVAEHQPVSVGELAKRLALPKSTVQRVLLTFHEAGWLRQRRGDMTRWEIGSRVLGVRPPELNGGRLYAAAREPMRALRDATNETVHLSIPDGINNVVLIDRADCDQNVRTFSPLGDAAPFHATANGMAIMAWLEPSEIEAIIARGLPGFTEHTITRADRLREELRAVRERGYSLNLSHYRPAICAIGAAILDAERRPVGSVCISMPQSRYQPEKLAQWGRQVAEAAHRISMQQPFDPI
- a CDS encoding 3-hydroxyacyl-CoA dehydrogenase family protein → MTRKIAIVGSGYMGGGIAQVMALAGAEVLISDVSLEVTQANRERLIEETRKFVADGLFPSDAVERIERQVKVAESIEDAVRDADFIEEAVPEKIDIKHDIFKRVSAAARPDAIIATNTSTISIAKLSEAVTHPERFLGVHFSNPSPFVPGVEIIPHEGTDPEVVERACAIVHETGKETATVKDVTGFVLNRLQYALFHEATQLLEEGVASPEDIDTLVRTTFGFRLPFFGPFAIADMAGLDVYNFCYQSLQTDFPERFATPEVLSSLIDQGKLGTKSGGGFTDVPAERIPDLIAWRNRAYVKLSELMKELGPPPMK
- a CDS encoding sugar phosphate isomerase/epimerase family protein, whose amino-acid sequence is MPYTADNWPITAATLPFPGVDAQGRSVNEADASHWRGVFDEIRGAGFTNVDLFDNWIKPGDLSTQRLDELVRTAKEAGVGLPAISAVRRSVIDAEHGEENLAYTHRTLEAAAAMGARVVSVGLHQALTPEQQRQLWFWTVEGYKSPEGDRDMWNLTVKRLQELGRHAEELGLLVSLEMYEDTYIGTADSTVALVKDIGLDNVGINPDVGNLVRLHRPIESWLEIMEKTLPYANYWHVKNYMRDEDVSRDHYVAMPTSLELGLINYRKSIEIAIANGYQGMICTEHYGGDGLSVSSTNQQYLREKILPRTSDYALGKSRVRQG
- a CDS encoding GntP family permease, with amino-acid sequence MPSATEAALSTPLLLMISAVAIAILLLLIIRVRLHPFFALVMVSIGTALATGIGVSDLISTLTGGFGKTLGNVALLIGFGAVLGRIVAVSGGARVLSDTLIRLCGRERAPLGLSIAALLFCFPIFLDAAYVVMLPIIFAVARELKGSLLLYGLPVAGSALVMHALMPPHPGPVAAAVFLHADIGLVLFVGLLVGLPTWYVMGYRLALWLSNRTPFQSVPDVMGGEEDDGAPPPAFGTVLLVLLLPLVLIFMNTGISTLISAGTLPEGNALLDSFIVIGETPIALLISTCVAMWLLIFRRGLTSPMDAINDIIERALAPVCTIILITGAGGMFGGVLTASGIGNALAASLDAIGMPLILAGYLIASVIRVAQGSATVAGTTAAGIMAPAVLAQPELAGMPVACITTAIVAGAIGYSHVNDSGFWLVGRFLQVETRTMLRTWTVMSTGISLMAFALVWVLFALIT